A genome region from Panthera leo isolate Ple1 chromosome A2, P.leo_Ple1_pat1.1, whole genome shotgun sequence includes the following:
- the ACER1 gene encoding alkaline ceramidase 1 yields MAGLGCLMVFVTGYLDQGREAHDLAIPCPAWMVPAPRLLPRAAATSTAQTQPVGSGRHIRMPSIFAYQSSEVDWCESNFQHSELVAEFYNTALSESDAQVTGGGGVGLAKRGFPPLPPLLTTPSPRPPLFQFSNVTFFIFGPLMMFLMYPYAQKRSRCIYITWILFMVIGLFSMYFHMTLSLLGQLLDEIAILWLLASSYSIWMPRCYFPTFLGENRPRFTCLVLITTVVSTFLSFLRPVINAYALNSIAVHILYIVFQEYKKTNNKELRHIMEMSVVLWAFALTSWISDRLLCSFWQRINFFYLHSIWHVLISITFPYGMVTMALVDARYEMPGHTLKVRYWPQDTWPVGLPYVEVRDDKNC; encoded by the exons ATGGCGGGGCTGGGATGCCTGATGGTCTTTGTGACCGGTTACCTGGACCAG GGACGGGAGGCCCATGATCTGGCCATCCCGTGCCCCGCCTGGATGGTGCCAGCCCCTCGGCTTCTGCCCAGGGCAGCTGCCACCTCCACCGCACAG ACCCAGCCAGTGGGCAGCGGGCGCCACATCAGGATGCCCAGCATCTTCGCCTACCAGAGCTCCGAGGTGGACTGGTGCGAGAGTAACTTCCAGCACTCGGAGCTGGTGGCCGAGTTCTACAACACG GCTTTATCGGAAAGTGATGCCCAGGTGACAGGTGGAGGTGGAGTTGGCCTGGCCAAGAGGG ggtttcctcctctgcctccgcTTCTGACGACCCCCTCCCCACGTCCTCCTCTTTTCCAGTTCAGCAATGTCACCTTCTTCATCTTTGGGCCTCTCATGATGTTTCTGATGTACCCCTATGCCCAGAAACGCTCCCGCTGCATTTATATCACTTGGATCCTCTTTATGGTCATAG GCCTATTCTCCATGTATTTCCACATGACGCTTAGCCTCCTGGGCCAGCTGCTGGATGAGATTGCTATCCTGTGGCTGCTGGCCAGTAGTTACAGCATATGGATGCCTCGCTGTTACTTCCCCACTTTCCTAGGAGAGaacag GCCCCGGTTCACCTGTCTGGTCCTCATCACCACGGTGGTCAGCACCTTCCTGTCCTTCCTGAGACCTGTGATCAACGCATACGCTCTCAACAGCATCGCTGTGCACATCCTCTACATCGTGTTCCAGGAGTATAAGAA gACCAACAACAAGGAGCTTCGGCACATAATGGAGATGTCTGTAGTGTTATGGGCTTTCGCGCTGACCAGCTGGATCAGTGACCGCTTGCTTTGCAGTTTCTGGCAACGGATTAACTTCTTTTACCTGCACAGCATCTG GCATGTGCTTATCAGCATCACCTTCCCTTATGGCATGGTTACCATGGCCTTGGTGGACGCCAGGTATGAGATGCCAGGTCACACCCTCAAAGTCCGCTACTGGCCTCAGGACACGTGGCCCGTGGGGCTCCCCTACGTGGAAGTCCGTGATGACAAGAACTGCTGA